Proteins from a single region of Mytilus trossulus isolate FHL-02 chromosome 2, PNRI_Mtr1.1.1.hap1, whole genome shotgun sequence:
- the LOC134707100 gene encoding uncharacterized protein LOC134707100 isoform X5 has translation MMASVVENLIYMIQEHPTKRNESEISSVIPWLRKRSKMLSSQNDAVLADIVRHCEHQVNERDDVIIRQGERGDSVLMLLPSLSWEDSDLSSFFYIILSGTVSVYIDPRMTGEEDYGAALKPSSARKVSAKSENKEDKKKKQEGEGDGEKKEATIEGDDKENTTGEEEQKTTEQQKQPKRIKELDRSKFGKMIVQYGQGESFGEVALIKRDAYRNATIIADEDCDLMLIGEDLYERSLKASKEEEFASISRFIDTHPFFCDMPVKLKKLLEMSLRKESFIFDSILIRQGDPVYGMMFLNSGQANITVEPHKHPKQYPQLWPFEAGVDIYSIEFEYLREPRRQAILRKYEDPSVWETKSEDVVIRRTEGYAAIERRMKERHIDLCSVTSGEVIGDTEILMNLSTYLYTVKCTANTEVFILDTKNFERLVGKKNTNTTDIIREYVKSKLKTRMEMKNGPLVPLLPYLHFKLTALTLPVEKPLPPLKNSKHLPNKEYQTKHLLNLFKEGKAVLVDPIVPGVHYYKELMLEKAKARELIRRTDDSTTASLRAMKRNPRKQPRSLMAIRESLQQMMEAEVITMENKKSKQKFKRMKKKTGSKHSVDNEQQPIDSTTEYASSIADSVKGKKAKLRKKNGSIANSKSESDSNNNNIAEQSSTQKPTTPIKITIDTVASSDSGLHKSQETTSSVENKKKLGKPVLITELKRSDLDLPAIHEERTEEEILLYSPIPKAEVNSKPMIKTPVNIENTQSSENKDDFEINSNRLENVETVMSLEHESDGEQRLILPQLRPVKEKKKSTSKETTPRREEEESENWGNAMKFVNKRIQSRLTATSLDNVSDTFDFESSEPTLRLLESRIQAFHIKYGGKAKSLKTMKLPKLARFDAPREEPVMPLPGAKVWVKKRSCQFSTNKVRVKDHAHIRHHVVHEIPEFDHVKRTQQVLSILAEDVAPRNEMFT, from the exons TTTTTATATAATACTGAGTGGAACAGTTTCAGTATATATAGACCCAAGGATGACTGGGGAGGAAGATTATGGAGCAGCCCTCAAACCTTCCTCAGCTAGGAAAGTATCCGCAAAATCTGAAAACAAagaagacaaaaagaaaaaacaggAAGGAGAAGGAGACGGAGAGAAGAAAGAAGCTACAATAGAAGGGGATGATAAAGAAAACACAACAGGAGAAGAAGAACAGAAAACCACAGAACAACAAAAACAGCCAAAGAGAATCAAAGAACTTGACAGGTCAAAGTTTGGCAAAATGATTGTTCAATATG GACAGGGAGAGTCATTTGGTGAAGTTGCATTGATAAAGCGTGATGCCTATAGAAATGCTACTATCATTGCTGATGAAGATTGTGACCTTATGTTAATTGGAGAAGATTTGTATGAACGATCTTTAAAG GCCTCAAAAGAAGAGGAGTTTGCGTCTATTTCTCGATTTATAGATACTCATCCATTCTTCTGCGACATGCCAGTAAAACTTAAGAAACTGTTGGAGATGAGTCTCAGGAAAGAGAGCTTTATTTTTGATTCCATTTTAATCAGACAAGGTGATCCCGTATATGGTATGATGTTCCTTAATAG TGGACAGGCAAATATAACCGTTGAACCACACAAACATCCAAAACAATACCCACAGCTGTGGCCATTTGAAGCAGGAGTAGATATATATTCGATTGAATTTGAGTATTTAag GGAACCTAGACGACAAGCTATTCTTAGAAAATACGAAGATCCGTCGGTGTGGGAAACAAAGTCAGAAGATGTTGTTATACGGAGAACAGAGGGATATGCTGCAATAGAACGCAGAATGAAGGAACGTCATATTGATCTTTGTAGTGTCACTTCTGGAGAAGTTATTGGTGACACTGAGATTTTAATGAATCTCAGTACATACCTTTATACAGTAAAATGTACAGCAAATACGGAAGTGTTTATCTTAGATACgaaaaattttgaaagattggtaggaaagaaaaatacaaatactacagATATAATCAGGGAATATGTAAAATCGAAGCTTAAAACAAGGATGGAAATGAAAAATGGACCTTTAGTGCCATTGCTTCCGTATTTGCATTTCAAATTAACAGCGTTGACACTTCCAGTAGAAAAACCTCTTCCGCCTCTTAAGAATTCAAAACATCTCCCAAACAAagaatatcaaacaaaacatttattgaatCTTTTCAAAGAAGGCAAGGCTGTTTTAGTCGATCCAATTGTCCCTGGAGTTCATTATTACAAGGAACTTATGTTAGAAAAAGCAAAAGCACGTGAATTAATCAGGCGAACCGACGATAGCACTACTGCTAGTCTCAGGGCTATGAAGAGAAATCCTCGAAAACAACCGAGGAGTTTAATGGCCATTCGAGAGTCTCTTCAACAAATGATGGAAGCGGAAGTTATTacaatggaaaataaaaaatctaaacagAAATTCAAACGCATGAAAAAGAAAACAGGATCGAAACATTCTGTCGACAATGAACAGCAGCCGATTGATTCAACTACAGAATATGCGTCAAGCATTGCTGATAGCGTCAAAGGGAAGAAAGCAAAGCTGAGGAAAAAGAATGGTAGCATAGCAAATAGCAAGTCAGAATCAGATagtaataataacaatattgCGGAGCAGTCATCAACACAAAAACCAACCACACctataaaaattacaattgaTACAGTTGCAAGTTCTGATTCAGGCCTACACAAATCACAGGAAACCACTTCttctgttgaaaataaaaagaagttgGGGAAACCAGTGCTAATAACGGAATTAAAACGTAGTGACTTAGATTTACCAGCAATTCACGAAGAAAGAACTGAAGAAGAAATTCTATTGTATAGTCCTATACCTAAAGCAGAAGTAAATTCAAAACCAATGATTAAAACGCctgtaaacatagaaaatactCAGAGTTCTGAAAATAAAgatgattttgaaattaattcaaATAGGTTAGAAAATGTAGAGACTGTTATGAGTTTAGAACATGAATCAGATGGCGAACAACGTTTAATTCTTCCGCAGTTACGACCCgtaaaagaaaagaagaaatcAACTTCAAAAGAAACAACTCCAAGAAGGGAAGAAGAGGAAAGCGAGAATTGGGGTAACGCAATGAAATTCGTAAATAAACGTATTCAGTCAAGGTTAACGGCAACGTCATTAGATAACGTATCAGATACGTTTGATTTCGAATCTAGTGAACCAACACTTAGACTTTTAGAAAGTAGAATACAAGCATTCCATATTAAGTATGGAGGGAAAGCAAAGAGTCTGAAGACCATGAAGTTACCTAAATTGGCCAGATTTGATGCCCCA AGAGAAGAACCAGTTATGCCATTACCTGGTGCAAAAGTATGGGTGAAAAAGAGATCGTGTCAGTTTTCAACGAACAAGGTCCGAGTAAAAGACCATGCACATATCAGGCATCATGTAGTTCATGAAATTCCAGAATTTGACCATGTAAAACGAACTCAGCAAGTTTTATCTATTCTAGCTGAAGATGTTGCTCCACGAAATGAAATGTTTACATAA
- the LOC134707100 gene encoding uncharacterized protein LOC134707100 isoform X7, with protein MMASVVENLIYMIQEHPTKRNESEISSVIPWLRKRSKMLSSQNDAVLADIVRHCEHQVNERDDVIIRQGERGDRDPDIEPRFYIILSGTVSVYIDPRMTGEEDYGAALKPSSARKVSAKSENKEDKKKKQEGEGDGEKKEATIEGDDKENTTGEEEQKTTEQQKQPKRIKELDRSKFGKMIVQYGQGESFGEVALIKRDAYRNATIIADEDCDLMLIGEDLYERSLKASKEEEFASISRFIDTHPFFCDMPVKLKKLLEMSLRKESFIFDSILIRQGDPVYGMMFLNSGQANITVEPHKHPKQYPQLWPFEAGVDIYSIEFEYLREPRRQAILRKYEDPSVWETKSEDVVIRRTEGYAAIERRMKERHIDLCSVTSGEVIGDTEILMNLSTYLYTVKCTANTEVFILDTKNFERLVGKKNTNTTDIIREYVKSKLKTRMEMKNGPLVPLLPYLHFKLTALTLPVEKPLPPLKNSKHLPNKEYQTKHLLNLFKEGKAVLVDPIVPGVHYYKELMLEKAKARELIRRTDDSTTASLRAMKRNPRKQPRSLMAIRESLQQMMEAEVITMENKKSKQKFKRMKKKTGSKHSVDNEQQPIDSTTEYASSIADSVKGKKAKLRKKNGSIANSKSESDSNNNNIAEQSSTQKPTTPIKITIDTVASSDSGLHKSQETTSSVENKKKLGKPVLITELKRSDLDLPAIHEERTEEEILLYSPIPKAEVNSKPMIKTPVNIENTQSSENKDDFEINSNRLENVETVMSLEHESDGEQRLILPQLRPVKEKKKSTSKETTPRREEEESENWGNAMKFVNKRIQSRLTATSLDNVSDTFDFESSEPTLRLLESRIQAFHIKYGGKAKSLKTMKLPKLARFDAPREEPVMPLPGAKVWVKKRSCQFSTNKVRVKDHAHIRHHVVHEIPEFDHVKRTQQVLSILAEDVAPRNEMFT; from the exons TTTTTATATAATACTGAGTGGAACAGTTTCAGTATATATAGACCCAAGGATGACTGGGGAGGAAGATTATGGAGCAGCCCTCAAACCTTCCTCAGCTAGGAAAGTATCCGCAAAATCTGAAAACAAagaagacaaaaagaaaaaacaggAAGGAGAAGGAGACGGAGAGAAGAAAGAAGCTACAATAGAAGGGGATGATAAAGAAAACACAACAGGAGAAGAAGAACAGAAAACCACAGAACAACAAAAACAGCCAAAGAGAATCAAAGAACTTGACAGGTCAAAGTTTGGCAAAATGATTGTTCAATATG GACAGGGAGAGTCATTTGGTGAAGTTGCATTGATAAAGCGTGATGCCTATAGAAATGCTACTATCATTGCTGATGAAGATTGTGACCTTATGTTAATTGGAGAAGATTTGTATGAACGATCTTTAAAG GCCTCAAAAGAAGAGGAGTTTGCGTCTATTTCTCGATTTATAGATACTCATCCATTCTTCTGCGACATGCCAGTAAAACTTAAGAAACTGTTGGAGATGAGTCTCAGGAAAGAGAGCTTTATTTTTGATTCCATTTTAATCAGACAAGGTGATCCCGTATATGGTATGATGTTCCTTAATAG TGGACAGGCAAATATAACCGTTGAACCACACAAACATCCAAAACAATACCCACAGCTGTGGCCATTTGAAGCAGGAGTAGATATATATTCGATTGAATTTGAGTATTTAag GGAACCTAGACGACAAGCTATTCTTAGAAAATACGAAGATCCGTCGGTGTGGGAAACAAAGTCAGAAGATGTTGTTATACGGAGAACAGAGGGATATGCTGCAATAGAACGCAGAATGAAGGAACGTCATATTGATCTTTGTAGTGTCACTTCTGGAGAAGTTATTGGTGACACTGAGATTTTAATGAATCTCAGTACATACCTTTATACAGTAAAATGTACAGCAAATACGGAAGTGTTTATCTTAGATACgaaaaattttgaaagattggtaggaaagaaaaatacaaatactacagATATAATCAGGGAATATGTAAAATCGAAGCTTAAAACAAGGATGGAAATGAAAAATGGACCTTTAGTGCCATTGCTTCCGTATTTGCATTTCAAATTAACAGCGTTGACACTTCCAGTAGAAAAACCTCTTCCGCCTCTTAAGAATTCAAAACATCTCCCAAACAAagaatatcaaacaaaacatttattgaatCTTTTCAAAGAAGGCAAGGCTGTTTTAGTCGATCCAATTGTCCCTGGAGTTCATTATTACAAGGAACTTATGTTAGAAAAAGCAAAAGCACGTGAATTAATCAGGCGAACCGACGATAGCACTACTGCTAGTCTCAGGGCTATGAAGAGAAATCCTCGAAAACAACCGAGGAGTTTAATGGCCATTCGAGAGTCTCTTCAACAAATGATGGAAGCGGAAGTTATTacaatggaaaataaaaaatctaaacagAAATTCAAACGCATGAAAAAGAAAACAGGATCGAAACATTCTGTCGACAATGAACAGCAGCCGATTGATTCAACTACAGAATATGCGTCAAGCATTGCTGATAGCGTCAAAGGGAAGAAAGCAAAGCTGAGGAAAAAGAATGGTAGCATAGCAAATAGCAAGTCAGAATCAGATagtaataataacaatattgCGGAGCAGTCATCAACACAAAAACCAACCACACctataaaaattacaattgaTACAGTTGCAAGTTCTGATTCAGGCCTACACAAATCACAGGAAACCACTTCttctgttgaaaataaaaagaagttgGGGAAACCAGTGCTAATAACGGAATTAAAACGTAGTGACTTAGATTTACCAGCAATTCACGAAGAAAGAACTGAAGAAGAAATTCTATTGTATAGTCCTATACCTAAAGCAGAAGTAAATTCAAAACCAATGATTAAAACGCctgtaaacatagaaaatactCAGAGTTCTGAAAATAAAgatgattttgaaattaattcaaATAGGTTAGAAAATGTAGAGACTGTTATGAGTTTAGAACATGAATCAGATGGCGAACAACGTTTAATTCTTCCGCAGTTACGACCCgtaaaagaaaagaagaaatcAACTTCAAAAGAAACAACTCCAAGAAGGGAAGAAGAGGAAAGCGAGAATTGGGGTAACGCAATGAAATTCGTAAATAAACGTATTCAGTCAAGGTTAACGGCAACGTCATTAGATAACGTATCAGATACGTTTGATTTCGAATCTAGTGAACCAACACTTAGACTTTTAGAAAGTAGAATACAAGCATTCCATATTAAGTATGGAGGGAAAGCAAAGAGTCTGAAGACCATGAAGTTACCTAAATTGGCCAGATTTGATGCCCCA AGAGAAGAACCAGTTATGCCATTACCTGGTGCAAAAGTATGGGTGAAAAAGAGATCGTGTCAGTTTTCAACGAACAAGGTCCGAGTAAAAGACCATGCACATATCAGGCATCATGTAGTTCATGAAATTCCAGAATTTGACCATGTAAAACGAACTCAGCAAGTTTTATCTATTCTAGCTGAAGATGTTGCTCCACGAAATGAAATGTTTACATAA
- the LOC134707100 gene encoding uncharacterized protein LOC134707100 isoform X3, producing MMASVVENLIYMIQEHPTKRNESEISSVIPWLRKRSKMLSSQNDAVLADIVRHCEHQVNERDDVIIRQGERGDRYPSDEDWLPSLSWEDSDLSSFFYIILSGTVSVYIDPRMTGEEDYGAALKPSSARKVSAKSENKEDKKKKQEGEGDGEKKEATIEGDDKENTTGEEEQKTTEQQKQPKRIKELDRSKFGKMIVQYGQGESFGEVALIKRDAYRNATIIADEDCDLMLIGEDLYERSLKASKEEEFASISRFIDTHPFFCDMPVKLKKLLEMSLRKESFIFDSILIRQGDPVYGMMFLNSGQANITVEPHKHPKQYPQLWPFEAGVDIYSIEFEYLREPRRQAILRKYEDPSVWETKSEDVVIRRTEGYAAIERRMKERHIDLCSVTSGEVIGDTEILMNLSTYLYTVKCTANTEVFILDTKNFERLVGKKNTNTTDIIREYVKSKLKTRMEMKNGPLVPLLPYLHFKLTALTLPVEKPLPPLKNSKHLPNKEYQTKHLLNLFKEGKAVLVDPIVPGVHYYKELMLEKAKARELIRRTDDSTTASLRAMKRNPRKQPRSLMAIRESLQQMMEAEVITMENKKSKQKFKRMKKKTGSKHSVDNEQQPIDSTTEYASSIADSVKGKKAKLRKKNGSIANSKSESDSNNNNIAEQSSTQKPTTPIKITIDTVASSDSGLHKSQETTSSVENKKKLGKPVLITELKRSDLDLPAIHEERTEEEILLYSPIPKAEVNSKPMIKTPVNIENTQSSENKDDFEINSNRLENVETVMSLEHESDGEQRLILPQLRPVKEKKKSTSKETTPRREEEESENWGNAMKFVNKRIQSRLTATSLDNVSDTFDFESSEPTLRLLESRIQAFHIKYGGKAKSLKTMKLPKLARFDAPREEPVMPLPGAKVWVKKRSCQFSTNKVRVKDHAHIRHHVVHEIPEFDHVKRTQQVLSILAEDVAPRNEMFT from the exons TTTTTATATAATACTGAGTGGAACAGTTTCAGTATATATAGACCCAAGGATGACTGGGGAGGAAGATTATGGAGCAGCCCTCAAACCTTCCTCAGCTAGGAAAGTATCCGCAAAATCTGAAAACAAagaagacaaaaagaaaaaacaggAAGGAGAAGGAGACGGAGAGAAGAAAGAAGCTACAATAGAAGGGGATGATAAAGAAAACACAACAGGAGAAGAAGAACAGAAAACCACAGAACAACAAAAACAGCCAAAGAGAATCAAAGAACTTGACAGGTCAAAGTTTGGCAAAATGATTGTTCAATATG GACAGGGAGAGTCATTTGGTGAAGTTGCATTGATAAAGCGTGATGCCTATAGAAATGCTACTATCATTGCTGATGAAGATTGTGACCTTATGTTAATTGGAGAAGATTTGTATGAACGATCTTTAAAG GCCTCAAAAGAAGAGGAGTTTGCGTCTATTTCTCGATTTATAGATACTCATCCATTCTTCTGCGACATGCCAGTAAAACTTAAGAAACTGTTGGAGATGAGTCTCAGGAAAGAGAGCTTTATTTTTGATTCCATTTTAATCAGACAAGGTGATCCCGTATATGGTATGATGTTCCTTAATAG TGGACAGGCAAATATAACCGTTGAACCACACAAACATCCAAAACAATACCCACAGCTGTGGCCATTTGAAGCAGGAGTAGATATATATTCGATTGAATTTGAGTATTTAag GGAACCTAGACGACAAGCTATTCTTAGAAAATACGAAGATCCGTCGGTGTGGGAAACAAAGTCAGAAGATGTTGTTATACGGAGAACAGAGGGATATGCTGCAATAGAACGCAGAATGAAGGAACGTCATATTGATCTTTGTAGTGTCACTTCTGGAGAAGTTATTGGTGACACTGAGATTTTAATGAATCTCAGTACATACCTTTATACAGTAAAATGTACAGCAAATACGGAAGTGTTTATCTTAGATACgaaaaattttgaaagattggtaggaaagaaaaatacaaatactacagATATAATCAGGGAATATGTAAAATCGAAGCTTAAAACAAGGATGGAAATGAAAAATGGACCTTTAGTGCCATTGCTTCCGTATTTGCATTTCAAATTAACAGCGTTGACACTTCCAGTAGAAAAACCTCTTCCGCCTCTTAAGAATTCAAAACATCTCCCAAACAAagaatatcaaacaaaacatttattgaatCTTTTCAAAGAAGGCAAGGCTGTTTTAGTCGATCCAATTGTCCCTGGAGTTCATTATTACAAGGAACTTATGTTAGAAAAAGCAAAAGCACGTGAATTAATCAGGCGAACCGACGATAGCACTACTGCTAGTCTCAGGGCTATGAAGAGAAATCCTCGAAAACAACCGAGGAGTTTAATGGCCATTCGAGAGTCTCTTCAACAAATGATGGAAGCGGAAGTTATTacaatggaaaataaaaaatctaaacagAAATTCAAACGCATGAAAAAGAAAACAGGATCGAAACATTCTGTCGACAATGAACAGCAGCCGATTGATTCAACTACAGAATATGCGTCAAGCATTGCTGATAGCGTCAAAGGGAAGAAAGCAAAGCTGAGGAAAAAGAATGGTAGCATAGCAAATAGCAAGTCAGAATCAGATagtaataataacaatattgCGGAGCAGTCATCAACACAAAAACCAACCACACctataaaaattacaattgaTACAGTTGCAAGTTCTGATTCAGGCCTACACAAATCACAGGAAACCACTTCttctgttgaaaataaaaagaagttgGGGAAACCAGTGCTAATAACGGAATTAAAACGTAGTGACTTAGATTTACCAGCAATTCACGAAGAAAGAACTGAAGAAGAAATTCTATTGTATAGTCCTATACCTAAAGCAGAAGTAAATTCAAAACCAATGATTAAAACGCctgtaaacatagaaaatactCAGAGTTCTGAAAATAAAgatgattttgaaattaattcaaATAGGTTAGAAAATGTAGAGACTGTTATGAGTTTAGAACATGAATCAGATGGCGAACAACGTTTAATTCTTCCGCAGTTACGACCCgtaaaagaaaagaagaaatcAACTTCAAAAGAAACAACTCCAAGAAGGGAAGAAGAGGAAAGCGAGAATTGGGGTAACGCAATGAAATTCGTAAATAAACGTATTCAGTCAAGGTTAACGGCAACGTCATTAGATAACGTATCAGATACGTTTGATTTCGAATCTAGTGAACCAACACTTAGACTTTTAGAAAGTAGAATACAAGCATTCCATATTAAGTATGGAGGGAAAGCAAAGAGTCTGAAGACCATGAAGTTACCTAAATTGGCCAGATTTGATGCCCCA AGAGAAGAACCAGTTATGCCATTACCTGGTGCAAAAGTATGGGTGAAAAAGAGATCGTGTCAGTTTTCAACGAACAAGGTCCGAGTAAAAGACCATGCACATATCAGGCATCATGTAGTTCATGAAATTCCAGAATTTGACCATGTAAAACGAACTCAGCAAGTTTTATCTATTCTAGCTGAAGATGTTGCTCCACGAAATGAAATGTTTACATAA
- the LOC134707100 gene encoding uncharacterized protein LOC134707100 isoform X8, producing the protein MMASVVENLIYMIQEHPTKRNESEISSVIPWLRKRSKMLSSQNDAVLADIVRHCEHQVNERDDVIIRQGERGDRYPSDEDCFYIILSGTVSVYIDPRMTGEEDYGAALKPSSARKVSAKSENKEDKKKKQEGEGDGEKKEATIEGDDKENTTGEEEQKTTEQQKQPKRIKELDRSKFGKMIVQYGQGESFGEVALIKRDAYRNATIIADEDCDLMLIGEDLYERSLKASKEEEFASISRFIDTHPFFCDMPVKLKKLLEMSLRKESFIFDSILIRQGDPVYGMMFLNSGQANITVEPHKHPKQYPQLWPFEAGVDIYSIEFEYLREPRRQAILRKYEDPSVWETKSEDVVIRRTEGYAAIERRMKERHIDLCSVTSGEVIGDTEILMNLSTYLYTVKCTANTEVFILDTKNFERLVGKKNTNTTDIIREYVKSKLKTRMEMKNGPLVPLLPYLHFKLTALTLPVEKPLPPLKNSKHLPNKEYQTKHLLNLFKEGKAVLVDPIVPGVHYYKELMLEKAKARELIRRTDDSTTASLRAMKRNPRKQPRSLMAIRESLQQMMEAEVITMENKKSKQKFKRMKKKTGSKHSVDNEQQPIDSTTEYASSIADSVKGKKAKLRKKNGSIANSKSESDSNNNNIAEQSSTQKPTTPIKITIDTVASSDSGLHKSQETTSSVENKKKLGKPVLITELKRSDLDLPAIHEERTEEEILLYSPIPKAEVNSKPMIKTPVNIENTQSSENKDDFEINSNRLENVETVMSLEHESDGEQRLILPQLRPVKEKKKSTSKETTPRREEEESENWGNAMKFVNKRIQSRLTATSLDNVSDTFDFESSEPTLRLLESRIQAFHIKYGGKAKSLKTMKLPKLARFDAPREEPVMPLPGAKVWVKKRSCQFSTNKVRVKDHAHIRHHVVHEIPEFDHVKRTQQVLSILAEDVAPRNEMFT; encoded by the exons TTTTTATATAATACTGAGTGGAACAGTTTCAGTATATATAGACCCAAGGATGACTGGGGAGGAAGATTATGGAGCAGCCCTCAAACCTTCCTCAGCTAGGAAAGTATCCGCAAAATCTGAAAACAAagaagacaaaaagaaaaaacaggAAGGAGAAGGAGACGGAGAGAAGAAAGAAGCTACAATAGAAGGGGATGATAAAGAAAACACAACAGGAGAAGAAGAACAGAAAACCACAGAACAACAAAAACAGCCAAAGAGAATCAAAGAACTTGACAGGTCAAAGTTTGGCAAAATGATTGTTCAATATG GACAGGGAGAGTCATTTGGTGAAGTTGCATTGATAAAGCGTGATGCCTATAGAAATGCTACTATCATTGCTGATGAAGATTGTGACCTTATGTTAATTGGAGAAGATTTGTATGAACGATCTTTAAAG GCCTCAAAAGAAGAGGAGTTTGCGTCTATTTCTCGATTTATAGATACTCATCCATTCTTCTGCGACATGCCAGTAAAACTTAAGAAACTGTTGGAGATGAGTCTCAGGAAAGAGAGCTTTATTTTTGATTCCATTTTAATCAGACAAGGTGATCCCGTATATGGTATGATGTTCCTTAATAG TGGACAGGCAAATATAACCGTTGAACCACACAAACATCCAAAACAATACCCACAGCTGTGGCCATTTGAAGCAGGAGTAGATATATATTCGATTGAATTTGAGTATTTAag GGAACCTAGACGACAAGCTATTCTTAGAAAATACGAAGATCCGTCGGTGTGGGAAACAAAGTCAGAAGATGTTGTTATACGGAGAACAGAGGGATATGCTGCAATAGAACGCAGAATGAAGGAACGTCATATTGATCTTTGTAGTGTCACTTCTGGAGAAGTTATTGGTGACACTGAGATTTTAATGAATCTCAGTACATACCTTTATACAGTAAAATGTACAGCAAATACGGAAGTGTTTATCTTAGATACgaaaaattttgaaagattggtaggaaagaaaaatacaaatactacagATATAATCAGGGAATATGTAAAATCGAAGCTTAAAACAAGGATGGAAATGAAAAATGGACCTTTAGTGCCATTGCTTCCGTATTTGCATTTCAAATTAACAGCGTTGACACTTCCAGTAGAAAAACCTCTTCCGCCTCTTAAGAATTCAAAACATCTCCCAAACAAagaatatcaaacaaaacatttattgaatCTTTTCAAAGAAGGCAAGGCTGTTTTAGTCGATCCAATTGTCCCTGGAGTTCATTATTACAAGGAACTTATGTTAGAAAAAGCAAAAGCACGTGAATTAATCAGGCGAACCGACGATAGCACTACTGCTAGTCTCAGGGCTATGAAGAGAAATCCTCGAAAACAACCGAGGAGTTTAATGGCCATTCGAGAGTCTCTTCAACAAATGATGGAAGCGGAAGTTATTacaatggaaaataaaaaatctaaacagAAATTCAAACGCATGAAAAAGAAAACAGGATCGAAACATTCTGTCGACAATGAACAGCAGCCGATTGATTCAACTACAGAATATGCGTCAAGCATTGCTGATAGCGTCAAAGGGAAGAAAGCAAAGCTGAGGAAAAAGAATGGTAGCATAGCAAATAGCAAGTCAGAATCAGATagtaataataacaatattgCGGAGCAGTCATCAACACAAAAACCAACCACACctataaaaattacaattgaTACAGTTGCAAGTTCTGATTCAGGCCTACACAAATCACAGGAAACCACTTCttctgttgaaaataaaaagaagttgGGGAAACCAGTGCTAATAACGGAATTAAAACGTAGTGACTTAGATTTACCAGCAATTCACGAAGAAAGAACTGAAGAAGAAATTCTATTGTATAGTCCTATACCTAAAGCAGAAGTAAATTCAAAACCAATGATTAAAACGCctgtaaacatagaaaatactCAGAGTTCTGAAAATAAAgatgattttgaaattaattcaaATAGGTTAGAAAATGTAGAGACTGTTATGAGTTTAGAACATGAATCAGATGGCGAACAACGTTTAATTCTTCCGCAGTTACGACCCgtaaaagaaaagaagaaatcAACTTCAAAAGAAACAACTCCAAGAAGGGAAGAAGAGGAAAGCGAGAATTGGGGTAACGCAATGAAATTCGTAAATAAACGTATTCAGTCAAGGTTAACGGCAACGTCATTAGATAACGTATCAGATACGTTTGATTTCGAATCTAGTGAACCAACACTTAGACTTTTAGAAAGTAGAATACAAGCATTCCATATTAAGTATGGAGGGAAAGCAAAGAGTCTGAAGACCATGAAGTTACCTAAATTGGCCAGATTTGATGCCCCA AGAGAAGAACCAGTTATGCCATTACCTGGTGCAAAAGTATGGGTGAAAAAGAGATCGTGTCAGTTTTCAACGAACAAGGTCCGAGTAAAAGACCATGCACATATCAGGCATCATGTAGTTCATGAAATTCCAGAATTTGACCATGTAAAACGAACTCAGCAAGTTTTATCTATTCTAGCTGAAGATGTTGCTCCACGAAATGAAATGTTTACATAA